The following coding sequences are from one Leptolyngbya sp. NIES-3755 window:
- a CDS encoding extracellular solute-binding protein (similar to AA sequence:cyanobase_aa:Tery_1920) encodes MKRFKTWLGAALIAIAFSACGGSEQSASNNPGTLVWARYGDADSLDPHRTTTTLSWQIFDQLYDTLLAFNDKGEVVPNLAKSWNVSKDGREITFALNSGVSCHDGTPFDANDVKYTADRAIDTKNPSVTKGAWGNIESVQVVNPQTVRFRFKQPFGAFVSFMADPFASMLCDSNKDLGTEFGVTKAIGTGPWKLVSWTKGSEIVLEKNPNYKKFGRPVENPGAPYVDRLVVRQIPEAQARLAGLQTGEVQLIVNPPLDDLDAVRNDSNLKLHVAENTGQNFFFEFTTSRPPFNDIRARQAIAYAVDVDRAIQTAFGANLVQREKCPISRGVAGNDQAFCDRFTYKPDPNKAKQLLAQMGYGANKPMEVILMTSTGDNREKMVQVFQSQLAQVGINAKIETMDIGTLNARVKQENEKKSGVGTFDMMDWAWFDPDILHQLWHSPGAYSGYQTPELDALLAKTRTTIDPAQRKQAVNQVMEYLLKNAVHIPLYTPGSLWVYATRNSVQGFKIGTFNRPVFNDVKLQ; translated from the coding sequence ATGAAACGATTTAAGACTTGGTTGGGTGCGGCGTTGATTGCGATCGCATTTTCAGCCTGTGGCGGCTCTGAACAGTCTGCCTCTAATAATCCTGGAACGCTCGTCTGGGCAAGATATGGGGATGCCGATTCGCTTGATCCCCATCGCACAACTACGACACTTTCTTGGCAGATTTTTGACCAGCTATACGATACATTGCTGGCATTTAATGACAAAGGTGAAGTGGTTCCGAACTTGGCAAAATCCTGGAATGTCAGCAAGGACGGAAGAGAGATTACGTTTGCGCTGAATTCGGGAGTGAGTTGTCACGATGGAACGCCGTTCGATGCGAATGATGTGAAATACACCGCAGATCGAGCGATCGACACTAAAAATCCCAGTGTGACCAAAGGCGCTTGGGGGAATATTGAATCGGTTCAAGTCGTGAATCCGCAAACGGTGAGATTCAGATTCAAACAGCCATTCGGAGCATTTGTCTCATTCATGGCTGATCCGTTTGCCAGTATGTTGTGTGATAGCAACAAGGATTTGGGAACAGAATTTGGGGTGACAAAAGCGATCGGAACAGGTCCTTGGAAGTTAGTAAGCTGGACAAAAGGCAGCGAGATTGTTTTAGAGAAGAATCCGAATTACAAAAAGTTTGGGAGACCTGTTGAAAATCCAGGAGCGCCGTATGTCGATCGCTTAGTGGTTCGTCAAATTCCCGAAGCTCAAGCGCGTTTGGCTGGGTTGCAAACTGGAGAGGTTCAACTGATTGTGAATCCGCCGTTAGATGATTTAGATGCGGTTCGCAATGACTCGAATTTGAAGTTGCACGTAGCAGAGAATACGGGGCAGAATTTCTTCTTTGAATTCACCACATCGCGACCCCCGTTTAATGACATTCGAGCACGTCAAGCGATCGCTTATGCAGTCGATGTCGATCGAGCCATTCAAACCGCGTTCGGAGCGAATTTAGTGCAGCGCGAGAAATGTCCGATTAGTCGAGGAGTCGCGGGAAACGACCAGGCATTCTGCGATCGTTTCACTTACAAACCTGATCCCAATAAAGCGAAACAGTTACTTGCTCAAATGGGATATGGCGCAAACAAACCGATGGAAGTGATTCTAATGACTTCGACCGGGGACAATCGGGAAAAAATGGTGCAGGTTTTCCAAAGTCAACTCGCGCAAGTCGGTATCAACGCCAAGATTGAAACGATGGACATTGGAACGCTCAATGCCAGAGTGAAACAGGAAAACGAGAAAAAATCAGGCGTTGGCACGTTCGATATGATGGATTGGGCTTGGTTTGATCCGGATATTTTGCATCAGTTGTGGCATTCTCCTGGAGCTTACAGCGGGTATCAAACTCCGGAACTGGATGCGCTGCTGGCAAAAACACGAACCACGATCGATCCTGCTCAACGCAAACAAGCTGTAAATCAAGTCATGGAATATCTGCTGAAAAATGCAGTTCATATTCCGCTTTATACTCCCGGATCGCTTTGGGTTTATGCCACTCGCAATTCTGTACAGGGCTTCAAGATTGGAACGTTTAATCGTCCGGTGTTCAATGATGTGAAATTGCAATGA
- a CDS encoding ABC-type transporter, integral membrane subunit (similar to AA sequence:cyanobase_aa:LBDG_30060) gives MFFTLGSILELIMILDSVKPAIQRSILRNPSFTIGLIILAILLFVSIFAPIVAPFDPLQMNVGEPLQPPNSRFWFGTDDFGRDLFSRIVHGSRLTLMIGLVAVGISMISGVLIGLTAGYVGGWIETILMRSMDVLFSFTETLIALAAVAVLGASLTNAIIAVGLSSIPFYARITYGAVLVEKNKEYFKAAQALGARSPRLVFRHLLPNILSPIIVVATVGVSIAILSASALSFLGLGAQPPSPEWGAILSAGRDYFKRAPWVTTFPGIAIALTVLGFNLVGDGLREILDPKQR, from the coding sequence ATGTTCTTTACGCTTGGATCGATCCTCGAATTAATTATGATTCTTGATTCAGTAAAGCCTGCAATTCAGCGATCGATTCTGCGAAATCCGAGTTTTACGATCGGCTTGATCATTCTCGCAATTCTGCTATTTGTGTCGATTTTTGCTCCGATCGTGGCTCCCTTTGATCCGCTGCAAATGAATGTGGGTGAACCGCTCCAGCCTCCGAATTCGCGCTTTTGGTTTGGGACGGATGACTTTGGGCGAGACTTATTTAGCCGAATCGTTCATGGCAGTCGATTAACGCTGATGATCGGACTGGTTGCAGTTGGAATCTCAATGATTTCGGGAGTTTTGATCGGATTAACAGCGGGATATGTAGGCGGTTGGATTGAAACGATTTTAATGCGATCGATGGATGTCCTCTTCTCATTCACCGAAACCCTGATCGCACTGGCAGCAGTCGCCGTTCTCGGTGCAAGTTTGACTAATGCCATTATCGCAGTCGGATTAAGCTCGATTCCGTTCTATGCCCGAATCACTTATGGTGCAGTCTTGGTTGAGAAGAACAAAGAATATTTCAAAGCAGCACAGGCACTCGGAGCACGATCGCCACGATTAGTTTTTCGGCATTTGCTTCCAAACATTTTGTCCCCGATTATCGTGGTTGCGACAGTTGGAGTGTCGATCGCGATTCTTTCGGCATCTGCACTTTCGTTTCTTGGATTGGGCGCACAACCGCCTTCACCAGAATGGGGCGCGATTCTATCCGCAGGACGGGATTATTTTAAGCGAGCACCTTGGGTCACGACCTTTCCAGGAATTGCGATCGCGCTCACGGTTCTCGGCTTCAATTTAGTCGGTGACGGGCTTCGAGAGATTCTTGATCCGAAACAGCGTTGA
- a CDS encoding inner-membrane translocator (similar to AA sequence:cyanobase_aa:LBDG_38180): MLDYLFSFDPGLIGYLVFLIVSVAVYGIFSLGLNLQWGYTGLINFGHVAFMTVGAYTTSLLTLSGTPILIAVLIGAFLAAFLGLLMGFSTLRLREDYLSIVTIGVSELVRLFALNEDWLTKGAFGIQDFPIPLSQFRPTVGTRIGMIAIVTPIFGFVIWKLAQQMIQRFKKRQTVGGIFSAILIFLTLRLFSVTAIALYDYASNQARNGLLFLSLITVAIVYWALERLVHSPWGRVLKAIREDEQVAKALGKNVFLYKLQSLMLGGFIAGIAGAFFAWQLSTVYPTNFEPIVTFQAWIIMILGGAGNNAGTLLGAGIYWAYTAFTRDLEKVLPLGADQIGAMRIMLIGLILMVLMLFRPQGILGNKDELTLGK; this comes from the coding sequence ATGTTGGATTACCTCTTTTCATTTGACCCTGGACTGATCGGCTACCTCGTCTTTTTGATTGTGTCTGTCGCGGTTTATGGCATTTTCAGCTTAGGTCTCAATTTACAGTGGGGCTATACCGGATTAATCAATTTCGGTCACGTGGCGTTTATGACGGTCGGAGCTTACACGACCTCGCTATTAACCCTTTCAGGCACTCCGATTCTGATTGCGGTGCTGATTGGAGCCTTTCTAGCCGCATTCTTGGGGCTATTAATGGGGTTTTCAACATTGCGATTGCGCGAGGACTATTTATCGATCGTCACGATCGGGGTTTCCGAATTAGTCCGTCTGTTTGCGCTGAATGAAGACTGGCTCACCAAAGGCGCATTCGGAATTCAAGATTTCCCGATTCCTCTATCGCAATTTCGTCCGACTGTTGGAACGAGAATTGGCATGATTGCGATCGTCACTCCAATTTTTGGCTTCGTAATCTGGAAACTCGCCCAGCAGATGATCCAACGATTCAAGAAGCGGCAGACCGTTGGCGGAATCTTTTCTGCAATCTTGATTTTTCTCACATTGCGATTATTTAGTGTGACTGCGATCGCGCTTTACGACTATGCCAGCAATCAAGCCCGAAACGGTCTCTTATTCTTATCGCTGATCACGGTTGCAATTGTGTACTGGGCATTAGAACGATTAGTCCATTCTCCTTGGGGTCGCGTTCTCAAAGCAATTCGAGAAGATGAACAGGTTGCAAAAGCACTCGGTAAAAACGTCTTCCTCTACAAATTGCAATCCTTAATGCTTGGAGGATTCATCGCGGGAATTGCAGGCGCGTTCTTTGCATGGCAATTGAGTACTGTATATCCAACCAATTTTGAACCGATCGTGACTTTCCAAGCTTGGATCATCATGATTCTCGGTGGCGCAGGCAACAACGCAGGAACGCTACTCGGTGCAGGAATCTACTGGGCTTACACCGCATTCACTCGCGATTTGGAAAAAGTTTTGCCACTCGGAGCCGACCAAATTGGTGCAATGCGAATCATGCTGATTGGTTTAATTTTGATGGTGCTGATGTTGTTCAGACCGCAAGGCATTTTAGGCAACAAAGACGAATTGACTTTAGGAAAGTAA
- a CDS encoding hypothetical protein (hypothetical protein Npun_F3923;~similar to AA sequence:cyanobase_aa:LBDG_38170), whose amino-acid sequence MNFYRSRAHHLIDRLSDPELERFWTVLETAYCDFYMLRAIEDARRSHKPGDTLTREEAIQLLPLLQPAPRSL is encoded by the coding sequence ATGAATTTCTATCGTAGTCGTGCTCATCATTTGATCGATCGATTGTCTGATCCTGAACTCGAACGGTTTTGGACTGTGTTGGAAACGGCTTATTGTGACTTTTATATGTTAAGAGCGATCGAGGATGCCCGTCGTTCTCATAAACCCGGTGACACGCTTACTCGTGAAGAAGCCATTCAACTTTTGCCCCTTTTGCAACCCGCGCCGCGCAGCTTATGA
- a CDS encoding putative ABC transporter, permease protein (similar to AA sequence:cyanobase_aa:RPA1216), which translates to MTSYLIKRVLSGLFTIWLTTIAVTLLIHLVPGDPVQIMYAQSQSTTPEQLEQVRHNLGLDRPIYEQYFIYMSRVLRGDFGTTIRGNQPILPLLLVRLPNTLLLAISSLLITMLVGVTAGFVAAYKRGTWLDTGLMTSAIVGISIPSFWLGLVLIYVFSVQLGWFPVSGTNLRNLFLPALTLGLANAASVSRLTRSSMIDVLSQDYIRTARAKGVTEKFVLMRHALRNSLINVVNMLGLQFTYMMGGAIVVENVFAWNGVGRFAIQSILQRDYPTIQGFILIFAIVVVFVSIALDVLYAWIDPRINYDS; encoded by the coding sequence ATGACCAGTTATCTGATTAAACGAGTGTTAAGCGGACTGTTTACGATCTGGTTAACGACGATCGCAGTTACACTCTTAATTCACTTGGTTCCGGGCGATCCAGTACAAATCATGTACGCGCAATCGCAATCTACAACTCCTGAACAGTTAGAGCAAGTTCGGCATAATTTGGGACTCGATCGACCAATCTACGAACAGTATTTCATCTACATGAGTCGCGTTCTCAGAGGCGATTTTGGTACAACAATTCGCGGAAATCAGCCAATTCTTCCACTGTTATTAGTTCGATTACCGAATACGTTATTACTTGCAATCAGCAGCTTATTGATCACAATGTTAGTCGGTGTCACTGCTGGATTCGTTGCAGCGTATAAACGGGGAACTTGGCTCGATACTGGATTGATGACGAGCGCGATCGTCGGGATCTCTATCCCTAGTTTCTGGCTTGGACTCGTTCTGATTTACGTTTTCTCAGTTCAACTCGGTTGGTTTCCTGTATCAGGCACAAATTTGAGGAATCTATTTCTTCCCGCATTGACACTTGGATTGGCGAATGCAGCATCGGTATCGAGATTAACGCGATCGTCGATGATTGATGTTTTATCTCAAGACTACATCCGAACCGCACGAGCCAAAGGAGTGACAGAAAAATTTGTTCTGATGCGTCATGCGTTGCGAAATAGTTTGATCAATGTGGTGAATATGTTGGGATTGCAGTTCACATACATGATGGGCGGCGCGATCGTTGTTGAAAATGTGTTCGCTTGGAATGGAGTCGGACGATTTGCGATTCAATCGATTTTGCAGCGGGACTATCCGACGATTCAGGGATTTATTTTGATTTTCGCGATCGTCGTTGTTTTTGTGTCGATCGCGCTTGATGTTCTTTACGCTTGGATCGATCCTCGAATTAATTATGATTCTTGA
- a CDS encoding hypothetical protein (similar to AA sequence:cyanobase_aa:LBDG_38160), giving the protein MRTNKTLSVGGMILPARLEVRYDRAFLIDLKSLETAALQKMHQFVFEDFFRTNQLQDLPEFQPLENSEILYRFTIEQYIIAIEVTGQIIKFLRILPEPTI; this is encoded by the coding sequence ATGAGAACGAATAAAACCCTATCTGTAGGCGGAATGATCCTTCCAGCGCGTTTGGAAGTTCGATACGATCGCGCTTTTCTAATTGATCTCAAAAGTTTAGAAACGGCTGCCTTGCAAAAGATGCACCAATTTGTTTTTGAGGACTTTTTTAGAACGAATCAGCTTCAAGATTTACCGGAGTTTCAGCCGTTGGAGAATAGTGAGATTTTGTATCGCTTTACGATCGAGCAGTACATTATTGCGATCGAAGTGACAGGGCAAATTATTAAGTTTCTGCGGATTTTGCCGGAGCCAACGATTTAG